One window of Burkholderia cepacia GG4 genomic DNA carries:
- a CDS encoding class II aldolase/adducin family protein, protein MSAVLSSASPTRTASGLALADTPRQHFWFDPPAPRFDVAVERRHRQERLAAAFRLFARFGFASGLAGHITARDPELPDHFWVNPLGVHFSQIKVSDLLLVNARGETAIGSRPLNKAAFAIHAAIHDAHPHVVAAAHTHSTYGKAWSTLGRPLDPLTQDACVFYEDHALFDDFTGMVVDTSEGARIAHTLAKPDGSTHKGVILKNHGILTAGPTVEAAAWWYIALDNVAHTQLLAEAAGTPQPIDHATAQHTHGQIGGPDGALHAFDSLFARVVADEPDLLD, encoded by the coding sequence ATGTCCGCCGTCCTGTCTTCTGCGTCGCCCACGCGCACCGCGTCGGGCCTCGCGCTCGCCGACACGCCGCGCCAGCATTTCTGGTTCGATCCGCCCGCGCCGCGCTTCGACGTCGCCGTCGAACGCCGCCACCGGCAGGAGCGCCTCGCGGCCGCGTTTCGCCTGTTCGCGCGCTTCGGCTTCGCGTCGGGGCTCGCCGGCCACATCACCGCGCGCGATCCGGAGCTGCCCGACCACTTCTGGGTGAATCCGCTCGGCGTGCATTTCTCGCAGATCAAGGTGTCCGACCTGCTGCTCGTCAACGCGCGCGGCGAAACCGCGATCGGCAGCCGGCCGCTGAACAAGGCCGCATTCGCGATCCATGCGGCGATCCACGACGCGCATCCGCACGTCGTCGCCGCCGCGCATACGCATTCGACCTACGGCAAGGCGTGGTCGACGCTCGGCCGCCCGCTCGACCCGCTGACGCAGGACGCATGCGTGTTCTACGAGGACCATGCACTGTTCGACGACTTCACCGGGATGGTCGTCGATACGAGCGAAGGTGCGCGGATCGCACACACGCTCGCGAAGCCCGACGGCAGCACGCACAAGGGCGTGATCCTGAAGAACCACGGGATCCTGACAGCCGGCCCGACGGTCGAGGCCGCCGCGTGGTGGTACATCGCGCTCGACAACGTCGCGCACACGCAGTTGCTGGCCGAAGCGGCCGGCACGCCGCAACCGATCGATCACGCGACCGCGCAACACACGCACGGTCAGATCGGCGGCCCCGACGGCGCGTTGCATGCGTTCGACAGCCTGTTCGCACGCGTCGTCGCCGACGAACCCGACCTGCTCGACTGA
- a CDS encoding ABC transporter substrate-binding protein produces the protein MTDTTAPAPTGAQDPTRRRLLRAAGAAALAAPAITLGRKAWSAPPLKKLTFAWNQNAFCLTPIVVAQEHGFFEKNGLKVELINYSGSTDQLLESIATGKADAAVGMIHRWLKPLEAGFDVKIIGSSHGGCVRLLGSKTAGVTTLQALKGKTVGVSDLAAPGKHFFSILLAKNGIDPERDITWRQYPADLLGVAVDKGEIQAIADGDPNLYLLEKRSNGAYTELATNLSGEYARKVCCVIGARGELVRNDRPAAAALARSIVQATEYTHDNPNEAAKAFAKYSPKISPEDLRKLYATLTYTHHPTNVDLQQEIAFYADDFRRISVLKKSTDPQRFAQQVYANVLG, from the coding sequence ATGACCGATACCACCGCACCCGCGCCGACCGGCGCGCAAGACCCCACACGCCGCCGGCTGCTGCGCGCGGCCGGCGCCGCCGCGCTCGCCGCGCCGGCGATCACGCTCGGCCGCAAGGCCTGGTCCGCGCCACCGCTGAAGAAGCTGACGTTCGCGTGGAACCAGAACGCGTTCTGCCTGACGCCGATCGTCGTCGCGCAGGAGCACGGCTTCTTCGAGAAGAACGGGCTGAAGGTCGAGCTGATCAACTACAGCGGGTCGACCGACCAGCTGCTCGAATCGATCGCGACCGGCAAGGCCGACGCGGCGGTCGGGATGATCCACCGCTGGCTGAAGCCGCTCGAAGCCGGCTTCGACGTGAAGATCATCGGCAGCTCGCACGGCGGCTGCGTGCGGCTGCTCGGCTCGAAGACGGCCGGCGTCACGACGCTGCAGGCGCTGAAGGGCAAGACGGTCGGCGTCAGCGACCTCGCCGCGCCCGGCAAGCATTTCTTCTCGATCCTGCTCGCGAAGAACGGCATCGATCCCGAGCGCGACATCACGTGGCGGCAGTATCCGGCCGACCTGCTCGGCGTCGCGGTCGACAAGGGCGAGATCCAGGCCATCGCCGATGGCGACCCGAACCTCTACCTGCTCGAGAAACGCAGCAACGGCGCGTATACGGAACTCGCGACGAACCTGTCCGGCGAATACGCGCGCAAGGTGTGCTGCGTGATCGGCGCGCGCGGCGAGCTCGTGCGCAACGACCGGCCGGCCGCCGCCGCGCTCGCGCGCTCGATCGTGCAGGCCACCGAGTACACGCACGACAACCCGAACGAAGCCGCGAAGGCGTTCGCGAAGTATTCGCCGAAGATCAGCCCGGAAGACCTGCGCAAGCTGTACGCGACGCTGACCTACACGCACCACCCGACCAACGTCGACCTGCAGCAGGAAATCGCGTTCTATGCGGACGATTTCCGCCGCATCAGCGTGCTGAAGAAGAGCACCGACCCGCAGCGCTTCGCGCAGCAGGTCTATGCGAACGTGCTGGGGTGA
- a CDS encoding ABC transporter permease: MSTLEHVSPTRTAPVAAGTGTATASSPRIACTACDATLAAEARRARTWPTGVVAALAWAALGAVTHLWPNRVVGFTDWAYTDTFGTAAWAIAALLLAAATLGHRVPATRARLARVRPAGPWLVALPLVLAVWEIVTAKTGWLPTPFFAPPQALIEVYVDDWPRLVGSAGNTLKLLALGFAYGVAVGFAVGVSIGWSRRIGYWVHPVLRVLGPVPATALLPLTFYFFPTSYSAAAFLIALSTGFPVAVLTWSGVASVNRQYYDVARTLGANARFLVLRVAIPAALPHVFVGIFMGLSASFTVLVVAEMMGVKSGLGWYLSWAQGWASYVNMYAALIVMALLFSGLIALLFAVRDRVLAWQKGTVKW; this comes from the coding sequence ATGTCGACGCTCGAACACGTGTCCCCCACGCGCACCGCACCGGTCGCAGCCGGCACCGGAACCGCCACGGCTTCGTCGCCCCGCATCGCGTGCACGGCCTGCGACGCGACGCTAGCTGCCGAAGCCCGCCGCGCACGCACCTGGCCCACCGGCGTCGTTGCCGCGCTCGCATGGGCCGCACTCGGCGCGGTCACGCACCTGTGGCCGAACCGCGTCGTCGGCTTCACCGACTGGGCGTACACCGACACGTTCGGCACCGCCGCATGGGCGATCGCCGCGCTGCTGCTGGCCGCCGCGACGCTCGGCCATCGCGTGCCGGCCACCCGCGCGCGGCTCGCCCGCGTGCGGCCGGCCGGCCCATGGCTCGTCGCGCTGCCGCTCGTGCTGGCCGTGTGGGAAATCGTCACCGCCAAGACCGGCTGGCTGCCGACGCCGTTCTTCGCGCCGCCGCAGGCGCTGATCGAGGTCTACGTCGACGACTGGCCGCGCCTCGTCGGCAGCGCCGGCAATACGCTGAAGCTGCTCGCGCTCGGGTTCGCATACGGCGTCGCGGTCGGGTTCGCGGTCGGCGTATCGATCGGCTGGTCGCGCCGCATCGGCTACTGGGTGCATCCGGTGCTGCGCGTGCTCGGCCCCGTGCCGGCCACCGCGCTGCTGCCGCTCACCTTCTATTTCTTCCCGACCAGCTACTCGGCCGCCGCGTTCCTGATCGCGCTGTCGACCGGCTTCCCGGTCGCGGTGCTGACGTGGTCGGGCGTCGCGAGCGTGAACCGGCAGTACTACGACGTCGCACGCACGCTCGGCGCGAACGCGCGCTTCCTCGTGTTGCGCGTCGCCATTCCGGCCGCGCTGCCGCACGTGTTCGTCGGCATCTTCATGGGGCTGAGCGCGTCGTTCACGGTGCTCGTCGTCGCCGAGATGATGGGCGTCAAGTCGGGGCTCGGCTGGTACCTGAGCTGGGCGCAGGGCTGGGCATCGTACGTGAACATGTATGCGGCGCTGATCGTGATGGCGCTGCTGTTTTCCGGGCTGATCGCGCTGCTGTTCGCGGTGCGCGACCGTGTGCTCGCCTGGCAGAAAGGAACCGTCAAATGGTAA
- a CDS encoding ABC transporter ATP-binding protein, protein MVSAAVLEPSVATPPAAPNAAAPRGARIDIRRVSHAFDGPGGPLPVLDDVTLSVAAGEFVALLGPSGCGKSTLLRLVAGLEAASQGTIAQDGAPIERPDPSRIVVFQDPTLYPWRRVRANVALGLEARGVARTAQHRVDDALARVGLQEFANVFPHQLSGGMAQRVALARALVNDPRLLILDEPLGKLDSLTRLTMQAELTALWQRDGFSSLLVTHDVEEALFLAQRVIVFGPRPARIVAELHVDLPYPRHRGDPRLAELRHEALRHLGLDASW, encoded by the coding sequence ATGGTAAGCGCCGCCGTTCTCGAACCGTCCGTCGCCACGCCGCCCGCCGCGCCCAACGCGGCGGCGCCGCGCGGCGCGCGCATCGACATTCGTCGCGTGAGCCATGCGTTCGACGGCCCCGGCGGCCCGCTGCCGGTGCTCGACGACGTCACGCTGTCGGTCGCGGCCGGCGAATTCGTCGCGCTGCTCGGCCCGAGCGGCTGCGGAAAATCGACGCTGCTGCGGCTCGTTGCCGGCCTCGAAGCCGCGTCGCAGGGCACGATCGCGCAGGACGGCGCGCCGATCGAGCGGCCCGATCCGTCACGCATCGTCGTGTTCCAGGATCCGACGCTCTATCCGTGGCGCCGCGTGCGCGCGAACGTCGCACTCGGCCTCGAAGCACGCGGCGTGGCGCGCACCGCGCAGCATCGCGTCGACGATGCGCTCGCGCGCGTCGGGCTGCAGGAATTCGCAAACGTGTTTCCGCATCAGTTGTCGGGCGGGATGGCGCAGCGTGTCGCACTCGCCCGCGCGCTGGTCAACGATCCGCGCCTCCTGATCCTCGACGAGCCGCTCGGCAAGCTCGATTCGCTGACGCGGCTCACGATGCAGGCCGAACTGACCGCGCTGTGGCAGCGCGACGGGTTTTCATCGCTGCTCGTCACGCACGATGTCGAGGAAGCGCTGTTTCTCGCGCAGCGCGTAATCGTGTTCGGGCCGCGTCCCGCACGCATCGTCGCGGAACTGCACGTCGACCTGCCCTATCCGCGCCATCGCGGCGACCCGCGTCTCGCCGAGCTGCGCCATGAAGCGCTGCGGCATCTCGGACTCGATGCGAGCTGGTAG